The DNA window AACCtatatttagaattatttagaATTGCACTATAAATATGTATGCAAGAGGTGGCGAGGCTTCCTCAACTAGAGCAACCCCACTCGAATGGATGCACCAACACAACCAAAGAGAATGGTAGAACCTCCATTGTCATTGGGGAAGAGAAAAGGAACCAAGATAGACAAAAAATTGGCTCTTCTTATATTCATTTTGCATTTACTTTGTGTTTTCGCaccatttcaaattaataaggCTGCCGTTTCGATTTGTATTATCCTATATATTATTACAGGTCTCTTCGGTGTCACTATTTCGTATCATCGAAATCTTTCACATAAGAGTTTCAAACTTCCTAAATGGCTTGAATACTTGTTTGCTTATTGTGGAGTTCATGCCTTTCAGGTTTGACATTTaactcattttttcttttacttttaatggattaatatgttatgttttaaatattttatatattttttaaatagggCAATCCAATCGCTTGGGTGAACACGCATAGATATCATCATCAATTCGTTGATACTGAAAAAGACCCACATAGTCCAATTAATGGGTTTTGGTTCAGCCATCTTATTTGGTACCTTcaagagattgatgaaagtgCAAGTAAAATGATTGAAAGGGATCTGGAGAAGCAAACATTCTATAGGTTTCTTCGCAAAACATACATATATCATCCAATTGCTCTTGCGGTCATACTTTATAGCATTGGAGGCGCTCCTTTCTTCATTTGGGGAACGGTAACAAAAAAACACGTCtatcttcatttatttatgataatttGTCAAATGtgatacattatttttttgtgagaCAGTGTGTGAGAATGGTAATAAATTTACATGCAATTTCTTCGGCAAATTCAATATGTCACATGTGGGGAAAACGACCGtggaaaacaaataatttatccaCAAACAATTGGTATGTTTCTTGAGCTCATCTTTAAATCAATTTGGAGTAAAATATGATCAAACTTATACCAATCATGACAAAAATAGAAGGTTGAAGTGTCCATTTTTAAGATAGTGATTAGTGTCTTATCCACTAAGTTATGTTTGTATAGACACATCtatcaaaattacaaatatattttaacaacTTACCTTTTTAGGTAACTATATGGTAACTGTATAGTCGTTCCATAATGGATCAATACTATATTAACTGTGGAAAAATATTTTGctatttattatcatttttttttgtgttttcctCCACAGGGTGGTGAATTTGCTTCTATTTGGAGAAGGTTGGCACAGTAATCACCATGCTTTTGAGTATTCAGCTAGGTTGGGCATTGAATGGTGGCAATTTGACCCTGGTTGGTATGTTATTGTGTTTCTTCAAGCCATTGGAGTGGCTACTCATGTCAAATTGCCATCTCAAACCCATATGCAAAAATTGGCCAAAGATTAACTAAAAGAACCTTCTCTTTTGACTGATGCTTTGTATGGAAATAATTATGCTTCTAAGAATAATGTGGAATAATGTGGATTATAAGAAAATGCCAATATAAATTAGTCTCGATTATTACTATTATGCATAAATTTACATTATGATACACTATACTATGCCTTGTTATGCTATGTTAGGTAGAGTTATGTCATGTTTATAAGCTATGCTGTAGAATTATATTATCATGTTGATAATCTATAATGCACAAACTTCCATATATTACtccatttaaattatattacatAAGAAAGATTTGACGAAATTATATACGCATGATTCATACACTCTTGGATGGCCAAAGTTGAGAGGGTAATTTCACATTAGTTGCCAAACCAAGAGCTTGAAGTAATAATATAACCCACCACGTGAAGTCAAATTCCCACCATTGAATCCCATGTCGAGCTGAGTATTCAAAAGCATGGTGGTTATTATGCCAACCTTCCCCACACGAAACCAACCCAATCACCCTGTGTCAACATATAAACACACAATGTTAATTAAACAAGATATCAAATAAGAAATTAGTTTAGAGATGTTTAATACgtaacatatttaattttggagtttctatgattgagccaccgaaaatAAATGTGCACCATGTTAGTATAGGAAGTAACCATTGattcttttacattttttaatcatattattcTAAAGATCGCTCTTATTTGGATGCGATcttagttcattcatataccgtaagatctcacaccggttggagaggggaacgaaacattctttatgagagtgtagaaacctctccctattaagtgcattttaaaaatcttgaggggaagtctgaaaaggaaagcccaaagaggacactaTCCGTTAATGGTGGCCTtaagatgttacaaatggatCCGAGTCAGGTTCCGAATGGTGTGCAAGCGAGGAagctggaccccaaaggggggtggattgtgaaattccacatcgattgaagagggggaCGAGTGTCGGCGAAGACGCTAGGTCATTGAACAAACCATTGAGAAAagtttcgaaatttttgtaaaatttaatgatagtttttttttaagatttaaatttattattaaaactttgaaaagttttttttttttaaaatatgttctTGACTAAAGGTTTGATATTGGAATTTGCAGCTTCACTTTCACACCATAAAAAGTTgataaagtaaaatataaatatgaattaaatggTTGCATAAGAAAATGTACATTAATTGGAGAAGACGAGAGTATTTATTGTGTATGGTTGAGGATTTATGGATGGACAATAATTCTGAATTGCAAGCCGTACAgtcataaatacaaaaatgttGTCGCATATGTTCaagaatttaattaacatttcAATTAACTTAGGGTTCGATTTAAGTTGATTGGACTCGTTGGACtcattactttaaaaaaatgtcctAAACAAACCGGATTTGAAAGTTGAGGATGGTTTTCCTATACTTTTTCTGTCCTAGGGTTAATACCCGTTGGATGAAAATCTCACATgggctaatttaaggaatgatcatgggtttataatcaaataatattatctccattggtatgaggccttttagggaagccGAAAGTCTGCTGatattcaaagtggacaatatcatatcactgtggagagtcgtgttcatctaatatagtattagagtcataccctaaacttagccatattaatagaatcctcaaatgacgtactttgttcgagagagaggtgttggatgaaagtcccacatcggctaatttaggaaatgatcatgggtctCCATATGGGGATAGTTCTCACTCTTAGACGCAAGGTATCGaatccaaattccaaattaaGTTATGTTTACACTATAGGTATGCGAGGACTTATAGGCCGTAGTGATTAAATTGAATTGGGGTATCCTCCTATAACATACATAGCCATAATAACATTAATGCAAACACTCAAAAGCAATATGCTATTATGAATACTCATGTGTCCCATTGTTATAGATGTAAGCTAATCTAGAACGAATGAGCATTTGCTCCGAAAGATATGTTGACCGATCTTCCTAGATTCATGAACGAAATAAGGATTACAAATAATCCTTTGATTCAATGGATTACAATAATGGCTACAATGATTATTCTTTGGTCTTCGAGTGTATATGAATTGGGTTGAGTAAATTATTTTGACCAATCTAAAAGTTCGAGTTGGTTAGATTGATAACCCAAAACGCAACCCAATGTCGTTGAATTTCTTAGATGCAAACATACTTCAAAGAGTAGGAACAAGTCAGCCCCAAAGGAAATTTAGGGACACATTCATAATAGCTACCTTAAAACAACATAATTGTAAGTAGCAAAGAGGagataatatcataatttaaataaaataaacaagttGTGAACTATCTTAGACGCTACTCAACAAACATAAACGCAACCATCTTAGTACATGTTCCATGACCTTCATCGCAACATTATCATTCGTATATGGGTGTGCTTACttttacataaaaaataagagtaacatgtggtttgagtattttaacAAATACTCTGTGAGCAACTCTACGGTTGAGGTCGAAAAATGCAAACATATGCGGacttatcatttaaaaacatCATGGCATGGCCTTAGGTAACTTTCAAATCAAGGTAGGACTGGATATGTAGTACTTCTTTACACCTAGCCCACACATGTGATCCACCAGGTaggctcgcacaccccctgggcCTAGCTTATCGGACTAGCACTCGCTAACTGGCTGTGCGAGACCCCATGAAGGAAAAGAGTGAACATAAAATTATGggaaacataaatatcgtaatcAGAATATACATGTTGTACTCATCATAACGAAAAAGTATCTCaatgcaaataataatttctgtCAATGTTTCATACATAGCATAACTTTCATGACATGTTTTATCGAggtttttaaatcataaattatcgatatcataacattttatACAACATGACATGGTCACATTATAGCATAGTTTATATACATggcataacataacatatcatcgAACAACATagaatatcatatcattcatacaTATGACACATGCAAAGGTCATGGgacacacatcatcatataaaatataattcatccaaccaagcCAACGATAGATCAATAGATCAATTTATTTGGTTGGTCTAGGCGGAAGTCTCTACTCCCTTGATGTTAGCTTAAGGTCTACCTAAGAAGTctcataatcataattttgaattttattatcaaaattGGCTCactaattttgcataaaataatttaaaattaacttcaaataatttaaattaaacctACTAACCTTAAATGCCCCAAAAGTTGAAACTAGTAGCAAACCGTTCGAACGATATCAAACCAAAATTGAATTTGTCGAAAAGCTGACATGGAGTTGTCAGAAAATGTAATCTTTACCGTCAAAATCCAAATGAAATGCGAaacaataattacaaaatgcTATAAGATATCTattgggatatggagcctAATGTCtgtagagatatatttggaagatattGATGTGATAGACATATATATGATAGATATTTCGTAAAaatttgatagagatatatttgttagatgATATAGGTAGGATTAAATCTGTGGAagttatatttagtaaattaaaaCCATATATACATGTCTGCTCTCAAAACCTAccatcaataataaaaaatttagtcaATATTCGTCCTTGAATTTTCGgtctcttgttctttgtgttcgtCTTGATTGAGTGTATGCGTTGATAAGTGATTCCAATAATTGGTATCAGACTAACAATATCAATAATATGTTAACGTTGATGGATATGTGTAAAAAAAAGATGTtgtaattaaaagaataaattgaaaacttAACATCGTACAACTTCAAATGAGTTTAgatacttattattattattatatattcatttCTTGTATCAATCTGAAAACTTACTTCAGTTCAATATGATTATTATTGCgacgtttttttatttatattcatttcTTGGCATTCAGTTTTATTGTCTGTCCATTCTCCCCAACTACCCACCATAAATAGTCCCCTATTCTCCAACTGATCTACATTTTCTTATGCAACCATTtaattcatattcatattttctacatttttaaacacctaaattaatcaaaaatCCTtgctacttttaaaagtttaattcgtatatttaatttttttaaaaaacattaaaatatacgAACCAAACAcgaagtcccacattggttggggaggagaacaaaccaccttATAAGggtagcaaacgcgttttaaagccttcaaggcaagcccaaagaagacaatatttgctaccggtagatttgggtcgttacaaatggtattagagccagacaccggacaatgtaggtagacacgaggcggtgtgccagtaaggacgttggccccaaagggagtggatttaGGAGtggtcccacgtcgattggaggaaagatagagtgtcagtgaggacaatatttgctagccgTACATCAGGGGTAAGTAACATTCTTTAccgaaaattgaaaagaaaatttacattttttaactGAAGTAGAGGGTgttaatgttattattattgtttttttttttttgagatccACACCCTCACTATAAATATACGAACAAGTAGAAAAGGGTGAATAAGAAAGGTGGCTGCGTTGTTTATATTGACTGTTTCTTATCCATTTGATTATGGAAGCAACAAGGAAAGAGGTGGAAGATAAATATGATAAGAAGAAGCCATTTTCAATGGTGAACCCTAAACGCCCATTTCTAAACAGAAAATGGACAACTTTAGACCGACGTAATGCTGCTGGAATTTTGTTCTTGCATGTTCTTGGTCTCTTCGCCCCATTTCACTACAATTGGCCAGCCTTTTGGGTTGCCTTTACTCTATATTTTACTACAGGCGTGCTTGGGATAACGCTCTCATATCATAGAAATCTCGCTCATAGAAGTTTTAAACTTCCCAAATGGCTCGAGTACTCGTTTGCTTATCTTGGAGTGCAAGCCTTTCAGGTAATTTATCGTCTTAGTATCTTAGGTTAAACGTATCTCGATTTGAAttaagttatatatttttgttttgttacaGGGAGATCCAATTGATTGGGTTAGTACGCATAGATATCACCATCAGTTTGTTGATACAGAACGAGATCCACATAGTCCTTTAGAAGGGTTTTGGTTTAGTCACGTAACTTGGATGTTTGACTCGTATGGTTTGACTAATAAGATTTACCCAAAATACGTCGAAGATTTTGAGGAACGAGATGCTAAGAGAACGCTTTCTCGCAATTGGTTCGTGGGGTTTCTAAAGTATGGAAGACCAAAGAATGTAGAGGATTTGCAAAAACAAGGTTTTTATAGGTTTCTACGAAAAACATACCTTCTTCATCCTATAGCTCTTGCAATGGTCCTGTATGGATTTGGAGGACTTCCATTTGTTGTTTGGGGAATGGTAAGTATTAATAAACCATTGCTTTCAATTGTTGGTTATTACAATTAGACATTCAAAATGGATATGCTTTGGCTTTGGCGATGGCAGGGAGTGAGGCTTATTTGTGTGCTGCACGCTGCTTTCTTCGTAAACTCAGCATGCCACATCTGGGGCTATCGGAAATGGAACACCAATGATTTGTCAAAGAACAATTGGTATTgtcaattcttcttcttaattttttttttttttttcatgtggGTTTTAAATGTGtaaatttgttttcaattataGTGTCTAATTcatctataatttattatgtgATACTCGGGTATATGCAACCGTTCAAGCCCATTCTTAGTAGATAttggattttccttttcgGACTTCagctcaaggttttaaaatgcgtttgcttccctctccaatcgagatgggatctcacaatctaccccctctCTCCCtttcggagcccagcgtcctctcTAGCACTCTTTAACCAAGttcaattgatgtggaatctcacaatctactacCTTTAGGGTACCAGCTTCTTTGTTGGTACACTGCCCGGAagctggctctaataccatttgtaacagcccaagtttctcccgatattgtcctctttgggctttctctcaaaaattttaaaacgctcatactagagagaagtttccacgtccttataaagaatgtttcgttcccttctccaacagATATGAGATCTGAcagtatatgaatgaaccgagatcaCATCCAAATGAGAGCGATCTTGAGAATAATATgatcaaaaaaaatttaaaagaactGAAAGTTACTTCCTATACTAACATGGTAACATACATTAAATGGGTTATGTATTAAACATCTCTAAACTAATTTCTTATTTGATATCTTGTTAAGTTAACATTGTGTGTTTATATGTTGACACAGGGTGATTGGGTTGGTGTCGTGTGGGGAAGGTTGGCATAATAACCACCATGCTTTTGAATACTCAGCTCGACATGGGATTCAATGGTGGGAATTTGACTTCACGTGGTGGGTCATATTATTACTTCAAGCTCTTGGTTTGGCAACTGATGTGAAATTACCCTCTCAACGTCATATGCAAAAGTTGGCCATCCAAGACAAAATCACTTCACCCTGATTCCTTTCGAGTATTATTGACTTATGCACTAATTAGTATTCAGCTGtttacctaaaaataaatccatTTGTCCCTTTGAGACCAGTGTTTGTCTGTcggttgtgttttttttttttaaggaaacatGTACATGTCTtaagtttaataaaatttccaaattaaatgtttgtttGGAGTGACTTTGTTTCACTAAATGGGTGCTAACTCCTTTCCATTGGCGTTGATTAGAAATGTCTACCgttttgagaatttgaataagACGTTGGAAACATGAGTAGTTCtcttaaatgtttatttcGAAATTTGAACGATAGGAACTCATCTTCTCATTGGCACGTGTGAGACTTTATAAAGACTCAATTTTCAAGGCTTTGAATTATGGACGGTCACGTGGATACAAGGCTAAAAAGAAGGTGACACAAGTAACGATTTGGAGATTTAAGAACATAATTTCAaccataaaatttagaatatacaaaaataacaaaacaaaacaatttaggatttaaatacaaaatagtttacaaaatattacaatatcCACAAATACTCCCCATGCTTCCGCTCACGACTCGCATCCTACGATCAATATGAAAAACATAGATAAAAAGAATGAGCCATCTAGTCATCGCGTTTTCTACACACTAGTTGGAGTGCTCTCATTTATCTCGGTCTCTAGAATGAGCCTAATAGGTATGGAGGAGCTGTCACTCACTATACATAACTCTCATTCTTTCTATAACTCCATTGTGTACAACTGAGTGATCGCTGAAAGCTCTCCTAATGGTGCTTAAAAAAATCCTTAACTCTACATCATTCCATGCTCTTAATAGGACAAGACGGACTCTCCACTAAGCATAACTAAAGCTCCCTCAATACTACCCTCTAGTATGCCTACGAGCTCTAAGTTGGCGACATTGCATTTTTATATACTTGGTAGACCATCTCTAGTTTTGGTAAGTTTACTAATTAGAGTTACCCCACATAGTATTAGTCAACCCACACAATCCTAACAATCCTAACCAACCTTAACGGTGGCTCAAGAACCAAGGAAAAGTGAAACATAGGCTAAGGCTTCCTAAATAATCATATATAACATTAAGTCACATAGCATTAAGTCCAAATATCAATTAGGAGCATAAACAAGTTTTCCAACCTCCTAACCGGCTTCTAAGGAACAATAACGACAATACTTTTCATAAACCATGTCTATTTAACATGGTATAATCATACATATCATGTCAGAGTCCCAACACAGCAATCAAATCAATTAGATTCAATATCAAAGTAATAGAAGGTAAAGATTCCATTTCCTAAGTTtagatttcaaatttcatgatTAAATTAGTCATAATGCATGCTAACAattatctgctagcggtggacttgtgGCATTACATAGATCAtctcaaaacttttaatttttttcttggtACGAAtgctacttttaaaagttcatagGTATTTTTGGAATATAGTACTAATTGTTCCGTTCATagttaagggtatttttttttagatgaatGTAAAGttaaagtattttattattacatgaaaagaaatagtTTTTAAGATAAGAAGTTGACAGAGTAAAATATAGATATGAATTAAATGGTTGCATAAGAAAATGTAgattgattggagaagaggGGAGTATTTATGGTGTGTGGTTGGGGATGGATGAACAGACAACAATACTCAATGCCAAGCCGTACactcataaataaaaacatgttgcgcattcaaattttcatctaCATTTTCGCATATGTTCAACTTTGCATAACAAATGAATTAACATTTCAATTATCCCttacaaaatcaatcaaatgtacccaaaaaacatatttcgattttttatattttttataactatttttcttgttcatcTTATTTATTGgtacgactaagtttagggcatggctctgattgccttcgaggaggcttggcttctttgtttgatagtcattttttactgccttcaaGGAGGCTTggcttctttgttcgatatttgaggatttaccaatttattggtacgactaagtttagggcatgactctgattgccttcgaggagccttggcttctttgtttgatatttgaggatttaccaatttattggcacgactaagtttagggcatggctctgatactatgttagatgaacacgactctccacaatagtatgatattgtccactttgagcataagctctcgtggctttgctttaggcttccccaaaaggcctcctaccaatggagttaatattttttataagtatctttcaaattatcataagaaaagaacttcaagaaataAGTCTTAGACcttctaaatttcaaatataatttattggaGGATTAAATTCTACACCTaccatatttatatttatattggagacttcaaattaaaaatatctcgtccaaaatttaaaaaatagttaataatctTATTAAATCTAATTCATTCCATTTAAATCTCTATTACTACCTATGTCGATAAGgtgcacattttttttagtgactcaatcataagaactttaAGCTTAAGTATGTAGTacttaactcaattttttatttgatgattttcTAGAATCTTTCTTAAGAAAtatgtgagtgaagacaaaacattcTGAAATGATTTGTGTTGGTatatagagatatatataattttcaatcttAGAAGGTGACCATGTCGAGATGTCGAATCCAAACATCAAAtcttaatctaaattttactCATGAATCATTACATATCCAGAACTAGTACATTTATAGCCGACAATACTCAATAAATTCTAGGACTTAGCTCAACCGAACATCTTCCAAAAACTATTGTATACAATTATTAAAGTAACAataatgaaggaaaaaaatgaaaggtgGCATATGATATTCAAATAGTGAAGAAATGATGTTGGGGTGAAGAAATGTAGCGGAAAAAGTTGGCAACACTAATAAACCATACATTGATCACTATGGTTATTTCATGACCGACCGATCGTTCCACTACTACGAACTCGATGTGCCACACTTGATCTTCGACACCATAATGGATATGCATAGACTTTTCGACCATAGTGATTAAATTGAATTAGGTATCGTCCTAAAACGTTTATAGCCATAACAACATTAATGCAAACAGTCAAAAGCATGTTCccacatttattatttgaaaccAATTACCTCATCTTTACCTACAACACATAATGGTTGCTTTTGGACACTCTTACTGGTTCAGCTCGATGACTTCTTTCATCTCCAGCTTGGCTTAAGTGACACCATTTCAAGTGAATTAAGTCCTTTACTATCAATGTCGTGGGACTTCTTGATGCAAAAGGGCTTCAAAGAGTAGAAACAGACTAGCGCTAGGGAGGATTTAATGACTACAGTTTAAGCCAACCAAATAAGTGATTTTACTATTAGACGCCCACGAGCTTAGTTAGATAACTTGCGTGTTGTATGAATGACACGTACCTTGCAGTCCTTGTACatgtcatattttttttataatgctATAGTATGTTATATACGATATGAAATATGATGATTATGCTATGATATGAATTATATTCTGATATGAATGTTATATGATGCATGTACTTTCATATGTCACGCCATGTATATTATGATAGCATGTCCAGACTATGTCTATGAGACATTGATAAGCCATGTACATGTTAACCATGATAGATATGTCGAGGATATGTATACATATCTCATAGGAatgttatgtcatgaaaatgatgaaagtATGATTTACATCACAAGTATGTACTGTAATTTGAAACTATGGGATcacatgcatattgtatgttacGAACATTGAGATACTTCCCTAGTACGATTAATACAGACACGTACACCATGATATGATACGcgtttctttctctctgtgGCTTCTAGCAACGTGAACGTGTGTTATTCCGTAGTCTGGCCTAGGGGCTACGTATACGCGCCTGCCTGGTAGGTCATGTGCGTTTACGTGGATCATGTGTAGAGAAATATCCAACCTTCCCTAAACTAGAAAGTACAACTCAAGGAAGAGTTTATGAAAAGATTGGTCTAACCGTGATTGCATTTCTCGACTCCAATAGTGGAGTAacttactgaatatttttaaatactcaagccacatcCGCTATTTCTTTccaagtaaaggcaagacactcATTTACGAATGACGATGCTGTTATCGATGCCATGAAAATAAAGTTAGAGTAAttgtatttctcatttaagTTGTAGCTTTTAGGTAAGATTATGGTGTATCCATttgtgacactcgagtaaatgaaAGGTACAAAAATGAACCGATACCACAtccgaatgagagcgatcatgaggataggatgactaagaaatacTTCAAAGAATTGCTActtataccaacaaggtgcaccttcctttttgtggctcaatcataaaaacttcatggttaaacgtgttttactttgagcaattctatgttgagtgaccttttagaaatttcttaggatgcatgtgagttAGGACAAACATGTTAAAAGGACTTATGTTGGTAAGTGGGGATAGTAAATCACTCAACTTACGCGAATCagcatattttttttgttttacgcCCGTAATTCTTCCTCAGCCAAACTTCGGCAAAATAGCAGAAAAAGTACAAGTATTAGTAGAATAGCAAAAATGTGTTCCTCGTCATTAATATGTTTGCTTGCAGTAACTGTAACCTCTCGGGATAATTGATGACTGCATCAGAGATGCGTCCACAATTTGGCAACTACTAATAAATCACCgagctaattttttttttttttttcacatgcACCTTCTTAATAGCCAATGAATTTCTctcttgtttcatttttctctcccactccattttttctctctggCGTCCACTTGAGaggataattaattattttttcaaaccaACAAAGCTCTCACCAATGCATGGAACACACAAATTTTCTGCCGAGTATTTATGGCCATTCATTGAAATCTCCAAATTGAATATACCTATGAACcaaaaaagttatgaaaaaGATCTAACAAAGAGAATAAACAAAGTTTCAAACTGCGTCAGTACTCACGatcctccacaatggtatgatattgtccactttggacataaactctcgtggctttgctttagacTTCTCAAAAGGTTTCATACAAATTAGTAAtgaacccatgatcattccgtAAATTAGTAATGTGGAACTCCTGTCAACCATCCTCAACGGGaggcaaagaagaaaaagaaaggtaaatCAGAGAATATGAATTGTGTCATACCGCCTCAACTATTGTCggaacaagtttgaattaGCATTCATGTTTCCATAAATacgaaaatataaattaatatataccAATAAAATATCGATATCAACAAATATACGTAAATCAAGTGTAAAagtattacaaaaaaaaaaaaaaaacagtctctatcaattaaaacatattcaaGGGGACAATTTTGCAGTCTCTCAACtacattttcaactttttttttttccttttaattcatGAAGTAAATTTTGTAGCTACCACCTCGTCCAATAACTGTCCTATGTAAGAAACAATTAATCCCAAGGTTGAAATTCGCTATAAAATTC is part of the Cucurbita pepo subsp. pepo cultivar mu-cu-16 chromosome LG03, ASM280686v2, whole genome shotgun sequence genome and encodes:
- the LOC111791262 gene encoding palmitoyl-monogalactosyldiacylglycerol delta-7 desaturase, chloroplastic-like, with the protein product MEATRKEVEDKYDKKKPFSMVNPKRPFLNRKWTTLDRRNAAGILFLHVLGLFAPFHYNWPAFWVAFTLYFTTGVLGITLSYHRNLAHRSFKLPKWLEYSFAYLGVQAFQGDPIDWVSTHRYHHQFVDTERDPHSPLEGFWFSHVTWMFDSYGLTNKIYPKYVEDFEERDAKRTLSRNWFVGFLKYGRPKNVEDLQKQGFYRFLRKTYLLHPIALAMVLYGFGGLPFVVWGMGVRLICVLHAAFFVNSACHIWGYRKWNTNDLSKNNWVIGLVSCGEGWHNNHHAFEYSARHGIQWWEFDFTWWVILLLQALGLATDVKLPSQRHMQKLAIQDKITSP
- the LOC111791453 gene encoding palmitoyl-monogalactosyldiacylglycerol delta-7 desaturase, chloroplastic-like, with product MDAPTQPKRMVEPPLSLGKRKGTKIDKKLALLIFILHLLCVFAPFQINKAAVSICIILYIITGLFGVTISYHRNLSHKSFKLPKWLEYLFAYCGVHAFQGNPIAWVNTHRYHHQFVDTEKDPHSPINGFWFSHLIWYLQEIDESASKMIERDLEKQTFYRFLRKTYIYHPIALAVILYSIGGAPFFIWGTCVRMVINLHAISSANSICHMWGKRPWKTNNLSTNNWVVNLLLFGEGWHSNHHAFEYSARLGIEWWQFDPGWYVIVFLQAIGVATHVKLPSQTHMQKLAKD